One window from the genome of Acinetobacter lanii encodes:
- a CDS encoding BapA/Bap/LapF family large adhesin: MTNENLTNTANLSSVNAQTTNLNAVTSFETKLSLTIPRSGSTITGSGGVKDQKVEIYYPEDTLLGTATLNSNGSFTFQFQPALVNFEIVKVVVYDLDGAVSQPIFAQAPDLYPPMTPEVTNSSNEGFVIEGKTEKNCEVTIYDSEENLIGQGFSDDEGNFAVSVYPAQNNGEEIVLYAKDVHGKISKPGYATVPDNIIPYRPDATSNEDGTKVYGTAEPETTVVVKDKSGEVLGSGTVDSSGHFNVDIYPPLLNDEKADVVVVDKGGNVSEPDEVIGHKDTLAPEFVDADFNEDGSIVTGSTEAFAFIVIKDVSGAVLGKGQADAQGAFVIDLNRPITDGEQVTVTASDAADNSIDTQIAGPHVNPEILSADLNQSGTILIGETEANAKIQVKDASGKVIGSGVADAEGHFDIKLISPLVNDEVGSVVATDAAGNSSEPKQIVGPDVKAPDHLDVAINATGEVVTGSTEANAKVVVKDASGKVLGEDIADQNGDFSINLNRPLTDGEPAVVTASDAVGNSIQKPVVGPQIAPDAPTGQVSQDGLLLVGQAEPNSKIQVKNTDNKIVGEVQTDANGQFTVNLNPAQKNGEELKFTATDAAGNISKPGTATAPDITPPLELTAELNADGTIVTGKTEVGAKVVVKDKDGQVIGEATADADGNYTANLSKPLTDGAQGFVTAADAAGNTTEPVTVTGSKDTIGPDLEAELNTDGTVVTGKTEPGATVEVKDGDTVIGTATADANGNFTIELQDPITDGNSVDVIAKDAAGNPSAPVELTGDKDTTAPLELTAELNADGTIVTGKTEADAKVVVKDKDGQVIGEATADANGNYTANLSKPLTDGAQGFVTAADAAGNTTDPLTVTGSKDTIGPDLEAELNDEGTVVTGKTEPGATVEVKDGDTVVGTATADANGNFTIELKDPITDGNSVDVIAKDAAGNPSAPVELTGDKDTTAPLELTAELNADGTIVTGKTEVGAKVVVKDKDGQVIGEATADADGNYTANLSEPLTDGAQGFVTAADAAGNTTEPVTVTGSKDTIGPDLEAELNTDGTVVTGKTEPGATVEVKDGDTVIGTATADANGNFTIELQDPITDGNSVDVIAKDAAGNPSAPVELTGDKDTTAPLELTAELNADGTIVTGKTEADAKVVVKDKDGQVIGEATADADGNYTANLSKPLTDGAQGFVTAADAAGNTTDPLTVTGSKDTIGPDLEAELNTDGTVVTGKTEPGATVEVKDGDTVIGTATADANGNFTIELQDPITDGNSVDVIAKDAAGNPSAPVELTGDKDTTAPLELTAELNADGTIVTGKTEADAKVVVKDKDGQVIGEATADADGNYTANLSKPLTDGAQGFVTAADAAGNTTDPLTVTGSKDTIGPDLEAELNTDGTVVTGKTEPGATVEVKDGDTVIGTATADANGNFTIELQDPITDGNSVDVIAKDAAGNPSAPVQLTGDKDTTAPLELTAELNADGTIVTGKTEADAKVVVKDKDGQVIGEATADADGNYTANLSEPLTDGAQGFVTAADAAGNTTDPLTVTGSKDTIGPDLEAELNDEGTVVTGKTEPGATVEVKDGDTVVGTATADGNGNFTIELKDPITDGNSVDVIARDAAGNPSAPVELVGDKDTLPPQELDAFLNADGTIVTGKTEAGAKVVVKDKDGNVIGNTIALANGTYTAVLTKALTDNAIGKVTASDAAGNTVGPVDVKGLKDTIAPEINEADFNDVGNEVSGVATEANATVTVFDANNKEIGSGITDADGKFKITLDKAYVQGEEITLVAKDAAGNTSQPKIIYADSKLQANDDVIKADVDLAYKSVCKSSVTESKVFGSLGKFLGIPILGSSCADISFSVKAGETMSVDIKATNFGFATLLDGIRVTLYKQNADGSWGKVVSNADMGLFNKFFLFFPEQAKIQAKDLPQGNYKIIAEDLSLFSILSKNIISVTYNTYASSTELEAVKANTTTGNLLADDLVTASTKLVKLTTADGKSVEVPATGTATLVGKYGTMVISADGTYKYTPNKDVKVVGQVDTFTYTIKDQSGAVSTAKVNVQIGADEVKLNWDAKDPSKPATSLDLHNDSDFVKGSVSQFSQVTNVASGDVYAKYGSTSTVNSNTFTVSQGDQAKISVNFKAADCVFYADPSRTTFTWQLQKYNAAKGVWENVSGATGSKTYGVVYQVKNGTTVFDGTVTVNDPGQYRVNFKTSGGYYLLNAETFDTNVSVETVNTSKWSLDSYGSAEGNIFTAVGVETVAKDSLGINSKLSISTDGGVTFKDVSTSGLSVQGQYGSLSIKADGSYVYNQNKGSVGTDDFVYKVTTANGETQTAHLEINYEYTVKGSAANDSFGSDQILHILQMGTGADTVKFTALNLVDQGDVWTDFSKAQGDKIDVSSLLSNKGVNASNIGQFVSIEKQGTNSVVKIDLDGAGTQHTSKELVVLQNTDTTLDELLKTNQFIY, translated from the coding sequence TTTTGAAATCGTCAAAGTGGTTGTTTATGATCTAGATGGTGCTGTCTCACAGCCTATTTTTGCTCAAGCACCTGACTTATACCCGCCAATGACCCCTGAAGTAACCAACTCAAGCAATGAAGGTTTTGTCATTGAGGGAAAAACAGAAAAAAATTGTGAAGTGACTATTTATGACAGTGAAGAAAATTTAATCGGCCAAGGTTTTTCGGATGATGAGGGTAATTTTGCTGTAAGTGTATATCCAGCACAAAACAATGGTGAAGAGATTGTTCTGTATGCTAAGGATGTCCATGGCAAAATTTCTAAGCCAGGTTATGCCACTGTTCCAGATAATATTATACCCTATCGACCGGATGCGACATCGAATGAAGATGGCACAAAAGTGTATGGTACTGCAGAGCCTGAAACGACCGTAGTTGTTAAAGATAAAAGTGGTGAAGTTTTAGGAAGTGGAACTGTAGATTCATCAGGTCATTTCAATGTAGATATCTATCCACCTTTGCTCAATGATGAAAAAGCAGATGTTGTAGTGGTAGACAAGGGTGGCAATGTGTCAGAGCCAGACGAAGTTATTGGTCACAAGGACACTTTAGCACCCGAGTTTGTAGATGCGGATTTTAATGAAGATGGGAGTATTGTTACAGGGTCTACTGAAGCTTTCGCCTTTATTGTGATCAAGGATGTAAGTGGTGCTGTACTCGGTAAGGGTCAAGCAGATGCACAAGGTGCTTTTGTTATTGATTTAAATCGTCCGATCACCGATGGCGAGCAAGTCACAGTGACTGCTTCAGACGCTGCTGATAACTCGATTGATACTCAAATTGCAGGTCCACATGTTAATCCTGAGATTTTGAGTGCTGATCTCAATCAATCAGGTACAATCTTAATTGGTGAAACTGAAGCCAATGCAAAAATACAAGTCAAAGATGCTTCTGGTAAAGTAATTGGTTCAGGTGTTGCAGATGCTGAAGGTCACTTCGATATTAAATTGATTTCACCATTGGTAAATGATGAGGTGGGTAGTGTTGTCGCAACCGATGCGGCAGGGAATAGCTCTGAGCCAAAACAAATAGTGGGGCCAGATGTTAAAGCTCCTGATCATTTAGATGTGGCGATCAATGCGACTGGTGAAGTGGTCACAGGTTCTACCGAAGCGAATGCAAAAGTTGTGGTTAAGGATGCCAGTGGGAAAGTCCTAGGCGAAGATATCGCTGATCAAAATGGTGATTTTAGCATTAACTTGAATCGTCCATTAACAGACGGTGAACCCGCTGTTGTCACAGCATCCGATGCTGTAGGGAATTCAATTCAAAAACCTGTTGTTGGACCACAGATTGCACCGGATGCACCTACAGGTCAGGTGAGTCAAGATGGGTTATTGCTGGTAGGTCAAGCTGAACCAAACAGTAAAATTCAGGTAAAAAATACTGATAATAAGATTGTGGGTGAAGTGCAAACTGATGCAAATGGTCAGTTTACAGTTAACTTAAATCCGGCACAAAAAAACGGTGAAGAGCTTAAATTTACAGCTACCGATGCAGCGGGTAATATATCTAAACCTGGTACAGCGACTGCACCTGATATTACACCACCACTTGAACTGACAGCAGAACTCAATGCTGACGGAACAATTGTCACTGGTAAAACTGAAGTGGGCGCTAAAGTTGTTGTGAAAGACAAAGATGGTCAAGTGATTGGTGAAGCGACTGCAGATGCTGATGGTAACTACACAGCGAACTTGAGCAAGCCATTAACAGATGGTGCACAAGGCTTCGTGACTGCAGCAGACGCAGCAGGCAATACCACTGAACCTGTGACAGTGACGGGTAGCAAAGACACCATTGGTCCAGATCTAGAAGCAGAACTGAATACAGACGGTACAGTGGTGACGGGTAAAACTGAACCAGGTGCAACCGTTGAAGTCAAAGATGGCGATACAGTGATTGGCACAGCAACAGCAGATGCTAACGGTAACTTCACGATTGAACTGCAAGATCCAATCACAGACGGCAACAGCGTTGACGTGATTGCCAAAGATGCTGCGGGCAACCCAAGTGCGCCAGTTGAGTTAACTGGTGATAAAGACACCACCGCTCCACTTGAACTGACAGCAGAACTGAATGCTGATGGAACAATTGTCACTGGTAAAACTGAAGCGGATGCCAAAGTTGTTGTGAAAGACAAAGATGGTCAAGTGATTGGTGAAGCGACTGCAGATGCCAACGGTAACTACACAGCAAACCTAAGCAAGCCACTGACAGATGGTGCACAAGGCTTCGTGACTGCAGCAGACGCAGCAGGCAATACCACTGATCCACTAACAGTGACGGGTAGCAAAGACACCATTGGTCCAGATCTAGAAGCTGAACTAAATGACGAAGGCACAGTGGTTACGGGTAAAACTGAACCAGGTGCAACCGTTGAAGTCAAAGACGGAGATACCGTGGTAGGCACAGCAACAGCAGATGCTAACGGTAACTTCACGATTGAACTGAAAGATCCAATCACAGATGGCAACAGCGTTGATGTGATTGCCAAAGATGCTGCGGGCAACCCAAGTGCGCCAGTTGAGTTAACTGGTGATAAAGACACCACAGCACCACTTGAACTGACAGCAGAACTGAATGCTGACGGAACAATTGTCACTGGTAAAACCGAAGTGGGCGCTAAAGTTGTTGTGAAAGACAAAGATGGTCAAGTGATTGGTGAAGCGACTGCAGATGCTGATGGCAACTACACAGCGAACTTGAGCGAGCCATTAACAGATGGTGCACAAGGCTTCGTGACTGCAGCAGACGCAGCAGGCAATACCACTGAACCTGTGACAGTGACGGGTAGCAAAGACACCATTGGTCCAGATCTAGAAGCAGAACTGAATACAGACGGTACAGTGGTGACGGGTAAAACTGAACCAGGTGCAACCGTTGAAGTCAAAGATGGCGATACAGTGATTGGCACAGCAACAGCAGATGCTAACGGTAACTTCACGATTGAACTGCAAGATCCAATCACAGACGGCAACAGCGTTGACGTGATTGCCAAAGATGCTGCGGGCAACCCAAGTGCGCCAGTTGAGTTAACTGGTGACAAAGACACCACAGCGCCACTTGAACTGACAGCAGAACTCAATGCTGACGGAACAATTGTCACTGGTAAAACTGAAGCGGATGCCAAAGTTGTTGTGAAAGACAAAGATGGTCAAGTGATTGGTGAAGCGACTGCAGATGCTGATGGCAACTACACAGCAAACCTAAGCAAGCCACTGACAGATGGTGCACAAGGCTTCGTGACTGCAGCAGACGCAGCAGGCAATACCACTGATCCATTAACAGTGACCGGTAGCAAAGACACCATCGGTCCAGATCTAGAAGCAGAACTGAATACAGACGGTACAGTGGTGACGGGTAAAACTGAACCAGGTGCAACCGTTGAAGTCAAAGATGGCGATACAGTGATTGGCACAGCAACAGCAGATGCTAACGGTAACTTCACGATTGAACTGCAAGATCCAATCACAGACGGCAACAGCGTTGACGTGATTGCCAAAGATGCTGCGGGCAACCCAAGTGCGCCAGTTGAGTTAACTGGTGACAAAGACACCACAGCGCCACTTGAACTGACAGCAGAACTCAATGCTGACGGAACAATTGTCACTGGTAAAACTGAAGCGGATGCCAAAGTTGTTGTGAAAGACAAAGATGGTCAAGTGATTGGTGAAGCGACTGCAGATGCTGATGGCAACTACACAGCAAACCTAAGCAAGCCACTGACAGATGGTGCACAAGGCTTCGTGACTGCAGCAGACGCAGCAGGCAATACCACTGATCCATTAACAGTGACCGGTAGCAAAGACACCATCGGTCCAGATCTAGAAGCAGAACTGAATACAGACGGTACAGTGGTGACGGGTAAAACTGAACCAGGTGCAACCGTTGAAGTCAAAGATGGCGATACAGTGATTGGCACAGCAACAGCAGATGCTAACGGTAACTTCACGATTGAACTGCAAGATCCAATCACAGACGGCAACAGCGTTGACGTGATTGCCAAAGATGCTGCGGGCAACCCAAGTGCGCCAGTTCAGTTAACTGGTGATAAAGACACCACAGCGCCACTTGAACTGACAGCAGAACTCAATGCTGACGGAACAATTGTCACTGGTAAAACTGAAGCGGATGCCAAAGTTGTTGTGAAAGACAAAGATGGTCAAGTGATTGGTGAAGCGACTGCAGATGCTGATGGTAACTACACAGCGAACTTGAGCGAGCCATTAACAGATGGTGCACAAGGCTTCGTGACTGCAGCAGACGCAGCAGGCAATACCACTGATCCACTAACAGTGACGGGTAGCAAAGACACCATTGGTCCAGATCTAGAAGCTGAACTAAATGACGAAGGTACTGTAGTAACGGGTAAAACTGAACCAGGTGCAACCGTTGAAGTCAAAGACGGAGACACTGTGGTAGGCACAGCAACAGCAGATGGCAACGGTAACTTCACGATTGAACTGAAAGATCCAATCACAGACGGCAACAGCGTTGACGTGATTGCTAGAGATGCTGCGGGCAACCCAAGTGCGCCAGTGGAACTTGTGGGTGATAAAGATACGCTTCCACCGCAAGAGTTGGATGCATTCTTAAATGCCGATGGTACGATCGTAACAGGTAAAACTGAAGCGGGTGCCAAAGTTGTTGTGAAAGACAAAGATGGTAACGTGATTGGTAACACCATCGCATTAGCAAATGGAACCTATACCGCGGTATTAACTAAGGCTCTAACAGACAATGCAATTGGTAAAGTCACTGCTTCAGACGCAGCGGGCAATACTGTTGGCCCTGTAGACGTTAAAGGTTTGAAAGATACCATTGCACCAGAAATCAATGAAGCAGATTTCAATGATGTCGGTAATGAAGTCAGCGGTGTGGCAACTGAAGCGAATGCGACTGTTACTGTTTTTGATGCAAATAATAAAGAAATTGGTAGTGGTATTACTGATGCTGATGGTAAGTTTAAAATTACTTTGGACAAAGCCTATGTGCAAGGTGAGGAAATCACTTTAGTCGCTAAGGATGCGGCAGGCAATACAAGTCAACCGAAAATCATTTATGCGGATTCTAAACTTCAAGCAAATGATGACGTAATCAAAGCTGATGTTGATTTGGCTTACAAATCAGTATGCAAATCATCAGTGACTGAAAGTAAAGTCTTTGGATCTTTGGGTAAATTCTTAGGCATTCCAATTCTAGGTTCGAGCTGTGCAGACATTTCATTTAGCGTAAAAGCGGGTGAAACGATGTCTGTAGACATTAAGGCAACTAATTTTGGTTTTGCAACATTACTCGATGGTATTCGTGTCACGCTTTACAAGCAAAATGCAGATGGGTCATGGGGTAAAGTAGTTTCTAATGCTGATATGGGCTTGTTTAATAAATTCTTCTTGTTCTTCCCAGAGCAAGCAAAAATTCAAGCCAAAGATTTGCCACAAGGTAACTACAAAATCATTGCTGAAGATTTGAGCTTGTTCAGTATTTTGTCGAAGAATATCATTTCTGTGACCTACAATACTTATGCAAGTTCGACAGAATTAGAAGCGGTGAAAGCCAATACAACTACGGGCAACTTACTTGCGGATGACTTGGTCACAGCTTCGACTAAATTGGTGAAATTGACCACTGCTGATGGTAAATCTGTAGAGGTTCCAGCAACAGGTACTGCAACATTGGTGGGTAAATACGGCACCATGGTGATCTCTGCGGATGGTACTTATAAGTACACACCAAACAAAGATGTCAAAGTGGTGGGGCAAGTGGATACCTTCACATATACCATTAAAGACCAATCAGGTGCAGTTTCTACAGCTAAAGTGAATGTACAAATTGGTGCTGATGAAGTGAAATTGAATTGGGATGCGAAAGATCCATCTAAACCAGCAACATCACTTGATTTGCATAACGATTCTGACTTTGTTAAAGGTAGCGTGAGTCAGTTCTCACAAGTGACCAATGTGGCTTCAGGCGATGTCTATGCGAAATATGGCTCAACATCGACTGTAAACTCAAATACATTTACCGTGAGTCAAGGTGACCAAGCGAAGATCAGTGTCAACTTTAAAGCGGCTGACTGTGTATTCTATGCGGATCCATCTCGTACTACATTCACTTGGCAGTTGCAAAAATACAATGCAGCCAAAGGCGTTTGGGAAAATGTGTCAGGCGCAACAGGTTCTAAGACTTATGGCGTGGTGTATCAAGTTAAAAATGGTACAACAGTATTTGATGGCACTGTAACGGTAAATGACCCAGGTCAATATCGTGTTAACTTCAAGACATCAGGCGGTTATTACTTGTTGAATGCAGAAACATTTGATACCAATGTGTCTGTTGAAACTGTGAATACTAGCAAATGGTCTTTAGACAGTTATGGTAGTGCCGAAGGTAATATCTTCACTGCAGTCGGTGTTGAAACTGTGGCGAAAGATTCACTGGGCATTAACAGTAAATTATCGATTTCAACTGATGGCGGTGTGACCTTTAAAGATGTTTCAACATCTGGTTTGAGTGTCCAAGGTCAATATGGTTCGCTCAGTATCAAAGCGGATGGCTCTTACGTGTATAATCAAAACAAAGGTTCAGTCGGTACAGATGACTTTGTTTATAAAGTCACCACTGCCAATGGCGAAACTCAAACTGCGCACTTAGAGATCAACTACGAGTACACCGTAAAAGGTTCGGCTGCCAATGACTCATTTGGTTCAGATCAAATCCTGCATATCTTACAAATGGGTACAGGTGCGGATACTGTGAAATTCACAGCGCTTAACTTGGTTGACCAAGGTGATGTGTGGACGGACTTCTCCAAAGCGCAAGGTGACAAAATTGATGTGTCGTCATTACTGAGCAACAAAGGGGTGAATGCATCGAATATTGGTCAGTTTGTTTCAATCGAGAAACAAGGTACCAATTCTGTTGTGAAGATCGATTTGGATGGTGCAGGTACTCAGCATACCTCTAAAGAATTGGTGGTATTACAAAATACCGATACAACCTTGGATGAATTGTTAAAAACCAATCAATTTATTTACTAA
- a CDS encoding capsule biosynthesis protein, translating into MQNKKFSKNFILAYSCFVLAPLFVVLMYLSLFAQDRYASSSTLLVKQVGEAAVTDSSGLGALLGASNTSSEDANILKTYISSRDMVEKLDREINLRNAFQVKKDPLFALDEDAPIEDVVKYFNRVVSVNLDEKTMMLEVNAQGFTPEYSLKLNNSILKNSEDFINDISQSIAQEQQNFAEQQLQESTDQLKQARDTLLKYQNENDIFDPALQAQAVATLVASLQNNLAQLKTEERTLLSYLNPIAPQVIAVQSQIESVEQQIENENAKLTSPSNTKLNQSVSEFEELKAQVGFATDLYKLSLASLEKSRLEASRKLKKLVVISTPRLAQDALYPRKMYLIITSFIVLNILFGIGALIRSIVREHKE; encoded by the coding sequence ATGCAAAATAAAAAATTCAGTAAAAATTTCATCCTTGCATACAGCTGCTTTGTACTCGCACCTTTGTTCGTTGTTTTAATGTATTTGAGCTTATTTGCACAAGATCGCTATGCGTCATCTTCAACCTTATTGGTGAAACAAGTGGGAGAAGCTGCAGTTACCGATAGTAGTGGCTTGGGCGCATTACTAGGTGCTTCAAACACGAGTAGTGAAGATGCCAATATTTTAAAAACCTATATATCTTCACGTGATATGGTGGAAAAACTAGACCGTGAGATTAATCTGAGAAATGCCTTTCAGGTTAAAAAAGATCCGCTTTTTGCCTTGGATGAAGACGCACCCATTGAAGATGTGGTCAAATATTTTAATCGTGTGGTGAGTGTTAATCTTGATGAAAAAACCATGATGCTTGAAGTCAATGCACAAGGTTTTACCCCAGAGTATTCACTCAAGCTGAACAATTCGATTTTAAAGAACAGTGAAGATTTTATTAATGATATTTCGCAAAGTATCGCGCAAGAGCAGCAAAATTTTGCAGAGCAACAATTGCAAGAGTCAACTGATCAATTAAAGCAAGCGCGTGACACTTTACTGAAATATCAAAATGAAAATGACATTTTTGATCCAGCACTTCAAGCACAAGCAGTCGCGACACTCGTTGCAAGCTTACAAAACAATTTGGCGCAATTGAAAACTGAGGAGCGTACCTTACTCAGTTATTTGAACCCGATCGCACCCCAAGTGATTGCCGTGCAAAGTCAGATTGAATCTGTAGAACAGCAAATTGAAAATGAAAATGCCAAGCTGACTTCACCGAGTAATACCAAGCTGAACCAAAGTGTTTCAGAGTTTGAAGAGCTAAAAGCACAAGTCGGTTTTGCAACGGATTTATATAAACTGTCTTTAGCATCATTGGAAAAGTCGCGCTTAGAAGCCTCACGTAAATTGAAAAAACTCGTGGTGATTTCCACACCGCGTTTAGCTCAAGATGCGCTTTATCCTAGAAAAATGTATCTCATCATCACCTCATTTATTGTCTTAAATATTCTATTTGGTATTGGGGCTTTGATTCGCTCAATTGTTCGTGAGCACAAGGAATAA
- a CDS encoding ABC transporter permease: MSTDESIPLKKLPRLKPRGGLKVMKASIRALLLRELQTRFGQYRLGYLWIFLEPLFTLGLMVILFGAIMQRVLPGMDFVVFLINGIIPFTMFRKGLSQAMSAVQSNRGLFSYKPVKPIDALIARNLLELLLSFVTYVGFSIAFLWCGLSISLQQIPELLFYWILIFLFTTSCSLIFMILGDISQEIQKFISVFFLILYFLSGVLFSINTIPIEYRDYLLWNPLIHVFELMRHAVAPNYPLVQGISLSYVALWIVGSLFIGLLLYKRFEKHMMKTK, translated from the coding sequence ATGTCAACTGATGAATCAATACCATTGAAAAAACTTCCACGCCTGAAACCTCGTGGCGGTTTAAAGGTAATGAAAGCTTCTATTCGCGCGCTGCTATTACGTGAGTTACAGACACGTTTTGGTCAGTATCGTTTAGGGTATTTATGGATTTTTTTGGAACCACTATTTACCTTGGGCCTAATGGTTATATTATTCGGCGCTATTATGCAACGCGTTTTGCCTGGAATGGATTTTGTTGTTTTTTTAATTAATGGCATTATTCCATTTACAATGTTTAGGAAAGGGCTTTCACAGGCGATGAGCGCTGTCCAATCGAATAGAGGGTTATTTAGCTACAAGCCCGTTAAGCCGATTGATGCGTTAATTGCACGTAATTTACTTGAACTGCTACTAAGTTTTGTAACTTATGTTGGATTCTCAATCGCATTTCTTTGGTGTGGTTTAAGCATTAGTTTGCAGCAAATTCCTGAATTATTGTTTTATTGGATTTTAATTTTTTTATTTACTACCTCATGTAGTTTGATTTTTATGATTTTGGGTGATATTAGTCAAGAGATTCAAAAGTTTATTTCTGTTTTTTTTCTAATTTTGTATTTTTTATCTGGGGTTTTATTTTCTATAAATACGATACCTATTGAATATAGAGATTATTTACTTTGGAATCCCCTGATCCATGTTTTTGAGTTAATGCGTCATGCAGTCGCACCAAATTATCCGTTAGTACAAGGTATTAGTTTGAGTTATGTAGCTTTATGGATTGTTGGGAGTTTATTTATAGGATTACTCCTCTATAAGCGATTTGAAAAACATATGATGAAGACCAAATGA
- a CDS encoding ABC transporter ATP-binding protein produces MIELKNLTKSFVTPKGRHYVFRNLNAILPENKSVALLGKNGAGKSTLLRIIGGIDYADQGKVITNKSISWPVALSGGFQGSLTARQNVRFVARLYVENEEQVEYVVNFVEEFAEIGKYFDMPIKSYSSGMRSRIGFGLSMAFNFDYYLLDEAGAVGDASFRKKSQRLLDELKESSNIIMVSHDLNDLTRNCDVAFLVRDGKAEYFEDVLEAVEVYKAYAK; encoded by the coding sequence ATGATTGAGCTTAAAAATTTAACCAAATCATTTGTGACCCCGAAGGGACGGCATTATGTGTTTAGAAACCTTAATGCAATTTTGCCTGAAAACAAAAGTGTGGCGTTACTGGGTAAAAATGGTGCAGGTAAAAGTACCTTACTCAGAATCATTGGGGGCATTGACTATGCTGATCAAGGCAAAGTGATTACCAACAAAAGTATCTCTTGGCCAGTGGCACTCTCGGGTGGTTTTCAGGGCAGTTTAACTGCGCGGCAGAATGTCCGATTTGTTGCGCGTCTATATGTTGAAAATGAAGAGCAAGTGGAGTACGTAGTCAATTTCGTCGAGGAATTTGCTGAAATTGGTAAATATTTTGATATGCCCATTAAAAGTTATTCGAGCGGTATGCGAAGCCGTATTGGTTTTGGTCTGAGTATGGCATTTAATTTTGATTATTATCTTTTGGATGAAGCTGGCGCAGTGGGGGATGCTTCATTTCGGAAAAAAAGTCAGAGGCTGCTCGATGAGCTAAAAGAAAGCTCAAATATCATTATGGTCTCACATGATCTAAATGATTTAACACGTAATTGTGATGTCGCCTTTCTTGTTCGAGACGGAAAGGCAGAATATTTTGAAGATGTACTCGAAGCAGTAGAGGTTTATAAAGCATATGCAAAATAA